One Pectobacterium colocasium DNA segment encodes these proteins:
- the smpB gene encoding SsrA-binding protein SmpB has protein sequence MTKKKAYKPGSATIAQNKRARHEYFIEEEFEAGLALQGWEVKSLRAGKANLSDSYVTFMNGEAYLFGATITPLNVASSHVVCDPIRTRKLLLNKRELESLFGRVSREGYTVVALSMYWKNAWSKVKIGVAKGKKDHDKRDDIKEREWKLDKARIMKNANR, from the coding sequence ATGACAAAGAAAAAAGCATACAAACCCGGTTCCGCCACCATTGCGCAAAACAAGCGCGCCCGTCACGAATACTTCATCGAGGAAGAATTTGAGGCTGGCCTTGCGCTGCAAGGATGGGAAGTCAAATCACTGCGTGCAGGCAAAGCAAACCTCAGCGACAGCTACGTCACCTTCATGAACGGTGAAGCTTACCTGTTTGGTGCCACTATCACGCCGCTAAATGTGGCTTCATCACACGTTGTGTGCGATCCCATACGCACACGCAAACTTCTTCTCAACAAACGTGAGTTGGAGTCGCTGTTTGGCCGTGTCAGTCGAGAAGGTTACACGGTCGTCGCACTATCCATGTATTGGAAAAATGCCTGGAGCAAAGTCAAAATTGGCGTGGCGAAAGGTAAAAAAGATCACGACAAGCGTGATGACATTAAAGAACGTGAATGGAAGTTAGACAAAGCCCGTATCATGAAGAATGCCAATCGCTAA
- a CDS encoding TetR/AcrR family transcriptional regulator, with the protein MGRVSKEQMERNRDSIIKMSAELFRERGLDGVSVNDIMAAVGLTHGGFYGHFNSKDELEALACQRAFDDASASFSASGIATFHELVDYYLSPSHRDSAGNGCAVTALASDVLRKPPEKPVRETYKMGVRNMASRLAAIQGAEPDDAPSDQQLAQLAMLTGALILARATEGDELSEQFLSAARRYLHETAL; encoded by the coding sequence ATGGGGCGGGTATCTAAAGAGCAGATGGAACGCAATCGTGACAGCATTATTAAAATGTCGGCAGAGCTGTTTCGGGAACGCGGGCTGGACGGTGTCAGTGTCAATGACATCATGGCGGCTGTTGGCCTGACGCACGGCGGATTTTACGGCCATTTCAACTCCAAAGATGAACTTGAGGCTCTGGCCTGCCAGCGGGCGTTTGACGATGCGAGCGCCTCGTTTTCAGCAAGCGGCATAGCGACGTTTCATGAGCTCGTGGATTACTACCTGTCACCCAGCCACAGGGACAGTGCGGGCAATGGATGTGCAGTCACCGCTCTGGCGTCAGATGTGCTACGTAAGCCGCCGGAAAAGCCGGTACGCGAAACTTACAAAATGGGCGTCAGAAATATGGCGTCACGGCTTGCGGCTATTCAGGGGGCAGAACCTGATGATGCGCCTTCAGACCAACAGTTGGCACAGTTGGCTATGTTGACCGGTGCACTGATACTGGCCCGAGCAACTGAAGGGGATGAACTCTCTGAACAGTTCCTCAGTGCGGCAAGACGCTATCTGCACGAAACGGCGCTGTAA
- the bamE gene encoding outer membrane protein assembly factor BamE gives MRCKTLTVVAAVVVMLTAGCSTLEKVVYRPDINQGNYLAPADVAKIHTGMTKQQVAYTLGTPMMQDPFGSDTWFYVFRQQPGHESVKQQTLTLTFSGSGVLTNINNKPALD, from the coding sequence ATGCGCTGTAAAACGCTGACTGTCGTCGCCGCGGTGGTTGTTATGCTGACCGCCGGTTGTTCCACACTGGAAAAGGTGGTCTATCGGCCGGACATCAATCAGGGAAACTATCTGGCACCGGCTGACGTTGCAAAAATTCACACCGGCATGACCAAACAACAGGTCGCTTATACGCTGGGTACGCCTATGATGCAGGATCCGTTTGGCAGCGATACGTGGTTTTACGTTTTCCGCCAACAGCCTGGTCATGAATCGGTAAAACAGCAGACGCTGACGCTGACCTTCAGCGGCAGTGGTGTGTTAACCAACATCAACAACAAACCTGCGCTGGATTAA
- the recN gene encoding DNA repair protein RecN produces the protein MLAQLTISHFAIVRELEIDFQSGMSVITGETGAGKSIAIDALGLCLGNRSDASMVRPGAARADICARFALADTPTARQWLEENQLDDSNECLLRRVISADGRSRGFINGTAVPLSQLRELGQHLIQVHGQHAHQLLLRPDHQKHLLDAYADEPKLLVAMQQVWHQWHQSCRALAQLQQAAIEREARRELLQYQLKELNEFAPQPGEYEQIDVEYKRLANSGQLLTMSQQAMQLLSEDEEQNIISMLHSVKHQLGELISMDDKLSGVLSMLEEAGIQLSEASDELRHYSEQMDLDPIRLYELEQRLSRQLALARKHHVAPETLPAFHQQLLEEQQQLEQQESDHDALSASVGEYHQQALHLAEQLHVRRQHHASELAQLITTNMRELAMPHGHFTIDVKFTPDSLTATGADSIEFRVTTNPGQPHQTLAKVASGGELSRIALIIQVITAQKMDTPAMIFDEVDVGISGPTAAIVGRMLRQLGESTQVMCVTHLPQVAGCGHQHFFVSKQTDGAETETLMQPLDKRARLQELARLLGGSAVTKNTLANAKELLAA, from the coding sequence ATGCTGGCGCAACTCACTATCAGTCACTTCGCCATCGTGCGCGAATTAGAAATCGATTTTCAGTCAGGAATGAGCGTTATCACCGGGGAAACCGGTGCGGGGAAATCTATTGCGATTGATGCCCTCGGTTTATGTCTGGGAAATCGTTCTGACGCCAGCATGGTCAGGCCGGGCGCTGCCCGCGCCGACATTTGCGCCCGTTTTGCGCTGGCGGATACCCCAACGGCACGCCAATGGCTGGAAGAAAACCAGTTGGATGACAGCAACGAGTGCCTGCTACGCCGCGTCATTAGCGCCGATGGTCGCTCGCGTGGCTTTATTAACGGCACCGCCGTGCCGCTGTCTCAACTGCGTGAACTCGGCCAGCACCTGATTCAGGTACACGGCCAGCATGCCCATCAACTACTGCTGCGCCCCGACCACCAAAAACACCTGCTGGATGCGTATGCCGATGAACCGAAGCTATTGGTGGCTATGCAGCAGGTTTGGCATCAGTGGCACCAAAGCTGCCGTGCGCTGGCGCAGTTGCAACAGGCGGCGATTGAGCGTGAGGCTCGCCGGGAACTGCTGCAATATCAATTAAAAGAGCTGAATGAGTTCGCTCCGCAGCCCGGTGAATACGAACAGATTGACGTTGAATACAAGCGTCTGGCAAATAGCGGCCAGCTACTGACGATGAGCCAACAGGCCATGCAATTGCTGAGCGAAGACGAAGAGCAGAACATCATCAGCATGCTGCACAGTGTAAAACACCAGCTTGGCGAACTCATCAGCATGGATGACAAGCTGTCTGGCGTGCTGTCCATGCTCGAAGAAGCGGGCATTCAGCTCAGCGAAGCCAGCGATGAACTGCGCCACTACAGCGAACAAATGGATCTCGACCCGATTCGGCTGTATGAGCTGGAACAACGTCTGTCACGTCAGCTCGCGCTGGCACGTAAACACCATGTTGCGCCAGAGACTCTGCCTGCGTTCCATCAGCAACTACTGGAAGAGCAACAGCAGTTGGAACAGCAGGAAAGTGACCACGACGCGCTCAGCGCCTCCGTCGGCGAATATCATCAACAGGCGTTGCACCTTGCAGAACAGCTGCACGTGCGCCGTCAGCACCACGCCAGCGAACTGGCTCAGCTCATCACCACCAATATGCGTGAACTGGCGATGCCACACGGCCACTTCACCATTGATGTGAAATTTACACCGGACAGCCTGACGGCCACCGGTGCCGACAGTATCGAATTTCGGGTGACCACTAACCCCGGCCAGCCACACCAAACGCTGGCAAAAGTGGCATCGGGCGGCGAACTGTCGCGTATCGCGCTGATTATTCAGGTGATCACCGCGCAGAAAATGGACACTCCGGCGATGATCTTCGATGAAGTCGATGTGGGTATTAGCGGGCCAACCGCCGCCATCGTCGGTAGAATGCTGCGCCAGCTCGGCGAATCCACGCAGGTGATGTGCGTGACGCACCTGCCGCAGGTCGCGGGCTGCGGTCATCAGCACTTCTTCGTGAGTAAACAAACGGACGGCGCAGAAACGGAAACGCTGATGCAGCCGTTAGATAAGCGCGCTCGGCTACAAGAACTGGCACGCCTCTTGGGCGGCAGCGCCGTGACCAAAAACACGCTGGCGAATGCCAAAGAACTGCTTGCGGCCTAA
- the grpE gene encoding nucleotide exchange factor GrpE, whose amino-acid sequence MSSKEQKTPDEQVLDQKEAAKGQQADAAPETADVADPRDARIAELEAQLSELQQRERDNMLRVRAEADNVRRRAEMDVEKAHKFAVEKFASEMLPVIDNLERALDTADKANESLAAMIEGVELTLKSLLDAVRKFGIEVVGEVNVPFNPEVHQAMTMLPSADHQPNHVMMVMQKGYTLNGRLLRPAMVAVSKAQD is encoded by the coding sequence ATGAGTAGTAAAGAACAGAAAACGCCTGACGAGCAAGTGCTGGATCAAAAGGAAGCAGCAAAAGGGCAGCAAGCGGATGCCGCGCCAGAGACGGCAGACGTAGCTGACCCACGTGATGCGCGCATCGCCGAGCTGGAAGCCCAGTTGAGCGAACTGCAACAGCGTGAACGTGACAATATGCTTCGCGTCCGTGCTGAAGCCGATAATGTTCGCCGCCGTGCGGAAATGGATGTTGAGAAAGCGCATAAATTTGCGGTAGAAAAATTTGCCAGCGAAATGCTGCCAGTTATCGATAACTTGGAACGCGCGCTGGATACGGCGGACAAAGCCAATGAATCACTGGCTGCGATGATTGAAGGGGTTGAACTGACGCTGAAATCATTGCTGGATGCAGTCCGCAAATTTGGTATTGAGGTTGTCGGTGAAGTAAACGTACCGTTTAACCCAGAAGTGCATCAGGCAATGACGATGTTACCTTCGGCCGATCACCAGCCGAACCATGTCATGATGGTCATGCAAAAAGGCTATACGCTGAACGGTCGTTTGCTGCGTCCGGCGATGGTTGCGGTATCAAAAGCACAAGACTGA
- the nadK gene encoding NAD(+) kinase translates to MNRPFNCIGIVGHPRHPTALATHEMLYHWLTEKGYSVLIEQQIARELNLKDVPTGSLADIGQQADLAVVVGGDGNMLGAARVLSRYDIKVIGVNRGNLGFLTDLDPDHAQQQLSDVLDGHYLSEQRFMLEAHVCRANQPDSISTAINEVVLHPGKVAHMIEFEVYIDDKFAFSQRSDGLIIATPTGSTAYSLSAGGPILTPSLDAIALVPMFPHTLSARPLVINSSSTIRLKFSCITNDLEISCDSQIALPVQEGEEVLIRRSEHHLNLIHPKNYSYFNTLSSKLGWSKKLF, encoded by the coding sequence ATGAACAGGCCGTTTAATTGTATTGGCATTGTCGGCCATCCGCGCCACCCAACGGCGTTGGCAACGCATGAGATGCTTTACCACTGGCTCACCGAAAAAGGTTACTCCGTTCTGATCGAGCAGCAGATCGCTCGTGAACTGAACCTGAAAGACGTGCCGACGGGTAGCCTTGCCGACATCGGCCAGCAGGCGGATCTGGCGGTTGTCGTCGGCGGTGACGGCAATATGCTCGGCGCGGCGCGCGTGCTGTCGCGCTATGACATCAAGGTGATCGGTGTGAACCGGGGTAACCTCGGATTTCTAACCGATCTCGATCCTGACCATGCGCAGCAACAGCTTTCTGACGTTCTCGACGGCCATTATCTGAGCGAGCAACGCTTCATGCTGGAAGCGCACGTTTGCCGCGCCAACCAGCCCGACAGCATCAGTACCGCCATTAACGAAGTGGTGCTTCATCCGGGAAAAGTCGCCCATATGATTGAATTTGAAGTCTATATTGACGACAAATTCGCCTTCTCCCAACGTTCAGACGGTCTGATTATCGCCACGCCCACGGGCTCAACCGCCTATTCCCTTTCCGCTGGTGGCCCAATCCTGACGCCGTCGCTGGATGCCATTGCTCTGGTGCCTATGTTCCCGCATACGCTGTCTGCCCGTCCGCTGGTCATCAATAGCAGCAGCACGATTCGGCTGAAATTTTCCTGCATTACCAACGATCTGGAAATCAGCTGCGACAGCCAGATTGCGTTACCGGTACAGGAAGGCGAAGAAGTACTGATTCGCCGCAGCGAGCACCACCTAAATCTGATCCACCCAAAAAATTACAGTTATTTCAATACACTAAGCTCAAAACTCGGCTGGTCAAAAAAATTATTCTAA
- a CDS encoding immunity 53 family protein, which translates to MNELQEIQRWYQAQCNGRWEHTFGISIDTLDNPGWRVTIDLAETSLANKPFTALSRGVHPEEDSDWIFCKTEKLQFIGFCAVSNLAELLTIFLNWCRDE; encoded by the coding sequence ATGAACGAGTTACAGGAGATTCAACGGTGGTATCAGGCACAGTGTAACGGGCGGTGGGAGCACACATTTGGCATTAGCATTGATACACTGGATAACCCGGGCTGGAGAGTAACAATCGATCTGGCTGAAACCTCACTTGCTAATAAGCCTTTTACAGCCCTAAGTCGCGGCGTACATCCAGAAGAAGACAGCGACTGGATATTCTGTAAAACGGAAAAGCTGCAATTTATTGGTTTCTGTGCCGTCAGCAATCTGGCTGAGCTGTTAACGATCTTTCTGAACTGGTGTCGTGATGAATGA
- a CDS encoding type II toxin-antitoxin system RatA family toxin: protein MPKISRSALVPFSAEQMYKLVNDVASYPAFLPGCTGSRVLSSSEGEMTAAVDVSKAGISKTFTTRNTLTHNQNINMQLVDGPFRQLGGDWHFTPLSADACKVELHLEFEFTNALIELAFGKVFKELAGNMVQAFTQRAKEVYSVRNAG from the coding sequence ATGCCAAAGATAAGTCGTTCCGCACTGGTGCCGTTCAGTGCTGAACAGATGTACAAGCTGGTGAATGATGTTGCTTCCTACCCCGCGTTTTTACCGGGCTGCACGGGGAGTCGCGTGCTCTCCTCTTCAGAAGGGGAGATGACCGCCGCAGTAGACGTTTCCAAAGCCGGTATCAGCAAGACATTTACCACACGTAATACGCTGACACACAACCAGAATATCAATATGCAACTGGTCGATGGCCCCTTCCGTCAGTTGGGTGGCGACTGGCATTTTACGCCGCTGAGCGCCGATGCCTGTAAAGTCGAGCTGCATCTGGAATTTGAATTCACCAATGCGTTGATTGAACTCGCTTTTGGCAAAGTATTCAAGGAGCTGGCGGGAAATATGGTGCAGGCTTTCACGCAGCGAGCAAAAGAGGTCTACAGTGTCCGCAATGCAGGTTGA
- a CDS encoding Nramp family divalent metal transporter: MPGSRVIESTSRTSRKIKLSLMGPAFIAAIGYIDPGNFATNIQSGAAYGYTLLWVVVWANLMAMLIQLLSAKLGIATGKNLAEHIRDRFPRPAVWAYWVQAEIIAMATDLAEFIGAAIGFKLLLGVSLLEGAILTAIATFLILMLQQRGQKPLEMVIGGLLLFVAAAYIVELVFSQPELSALAKGMAIPSLPTSDAVLLAAGVLGATIMPHVIYLHSSLTQHEGSHTRAERYSATKVDVAIAMTIAGFVNLAMMATAAAAFHFSGNQDIADLDKAYLTLEPLLGKAAAIIFGLSLVAAGLSSTVVGTLAGQVVMQGFVRFHIPLWVRRTVTMLPSFIVILSGMDPTRVLVLSQVVLSFGIALALVPLLSFTGNRELMGTMVNGKWVQRIGQLIVVLVVSLNMYLLVDTMLGI; the protein is encoded by the coding sequence ATGCCGGGTAGCCGTGTTATTGAGTCAACAAGCCGTACATCAAGGAAGATCAAACTCTCTTTGATGGGCCCGGCGTTTATCGCGGCGATTGGTTATATCGATCCCGGTAACTTCGCCACGAATATCCAGTCTGGCGCAGCCTATGGCTATACGCTGCTGTGGGTGGTGGTGTGGGCGAACCTGATGGCGATGCTGATCCAATTGCTGTCCGCCAAATTGGGGATCGCAACGGGTAAGAATCTGGCGGAACATATCCGCGATCGCTTTCCGCGTCCCGCCGTTTGGGCGTATTGGGTGCAGGCCGAAATTATTGCGATGGCGACCGATCTGGCCGAATTTATCGGTGCGGCGATTGGTTTCAAACTGCTCTTGGGCGTGTCGTTGCTGGAAGGCGCGATTCTCACGGCTATTGCAACTTTCCTGATTTTAATGCTGCAACAGCGTGGTCAGAAGCCGTTGGAGATGGTCATCGGCGGCCTGCTGCTGTTTGTGGCGGCGGCGTATATTGTCGAATTGGTCTTCTCTCAGCCTGAGCTGTCCGCATTAGCCAAAGGCATGGCGATCCCTAGTCTGCCGACCTCCGATGCCGTGCTGCTGGCGGCGGGCGTTCTGGGGGCGACCATTATGCCGCATGTGATTTATCTTCACTCTTCCTTAACGCAGCACGAAGGCAGCCATACTCGTGCCGAGCGCTATTCTGCAACGAAAGTCGATGTCGCGATTGCGATGACGATCGCCGGGTTCGTCAATTTGGCGATGATGGCAACGGCGGCGGCAGCGTTCCATTTCAGTGGCAATCAGGATATTGCCGATCTCGATAAAGCCTACCTCACGCTGGAGCCGCTGTTGGGTAAAGCTGCCGCGATAATTTTTGGTCTGAGTTTGGTGGCTGCTGGTCTGTCCTCTACGGTTGTCGGTACGCTGGCGGGGCAGGTGGTGATGCAGGGATTTGTGCGTTTCCACATTCCGCTTTGGGTACGCCGCACCGTAACGATGCTGCCGTCGTTTATCGTGATCCTGTCCGGTATGGATCCGACGCGTGTGCTGGTGTTGAGCCAGGTGGTGCTGAGCTTTGGGATTGCGCTGGCGCTGGTTCCGCTGCTGTCCTTCACCGGCAACCGTGAACTGATGGGAACGATGGTCAACGGTAAATGGGTACAGCGCATCGGGCAACTCATTGTCGTGCTCGTGGTTTCTCTGAATATGTATCTGTTGGTTGATACGATGTTGGGGATATAG
- a CDS encoding CpaF/VirB11 family protein: protein MSKVIINLDNINDISEYSENTMLQQAAKKKLDTLLNGFIENVEKNIDSGAKYYCKERNKQINKLQRHNNTIFVSGQRGTGKTTFLNAVLDFYSKYENGICPLAFIDPTLIETHQNIIVDIVVKFKQLYDESLKYCSDQEQYHELNKYLEKMAEGLRLLGEQKNNHSKHDDAWFLSQALKNSKSGQCLEERFHQFIDKIATTLNKKLFIIAIDDVDTNTEKAYEILENIRRYLSHPRIVVIISGDVTLYNYIIKNKKTIELADVNKSKEKDTETERLVGHLTQQYLTKIFPTYQRIELKNLKKINNQIEVNIESSREQKKRITTLLDDILTKTLNLKPQHINTNINFLLSQPIRSIVQLLKQITDDKTNDGISYLPEHLTSALKYIFINELIYQNVDNTLLEDNEPEINQIANTVFDLCYRYGELETGFYLRPDNSDDAYNAAKFYMAALLSKKFENNTLSNALKFMLACAASANTYIHYVENSNESDKDNLNERYKNYIGITRNENIITIAAHLNAVIYDENKGNKKIQSGVIRINRRKLNEKYFDEKNFQEITKWKHTDVIGSLEQLSSKINKKTDGSYEYKYIDYVAATTILISSHSIQVGAEKRDYISALSLFSVIAQLLEEDGDVDIRRFIRLNTYSSPDFLKKSISYDESLYNNESNEIDEDVTSENENIKSLNENINNWIENTNEKSISCSPLLIGKIWERIQYSLISISEKSTEKVSYGNKSGDVLLETAFSRFIWGVINAIVIEEVRYSKNVPQDIVDIFISAKNVSTTYDELIANLTKLGNFIESNKEIKFSSILPISHAFLGCPLLLPFIIPMILSEKTDSNKSKTSSPFKNLYLNESNDKLSNEENEMVKFIKSSIQEKEGYLFISKLIISGCFRNSTKSAHSTGKASESE from the coding sequence ATGAGCAAAGTAATTATTAATCTAGATAATATTAATGATATCAGTGAATATTCAGAAAACACCATGTTACAACAGGCAGCCAAGAAAAAGTTAGATACCTTGCTGAACGGTTTCATTGAAAATGTAGAAAAAAACATAGACAGTGGAGCTAAATATTATTGCAAAGAAAGAAACAAGCAGATTAATAAATTACAGCGCCATAACAACACTATATTTGTTAGCGGGCAACGTGGCACAGGTAAAACGACATTCCTCAACGCCGTGTTAGATTTTTATTCAAAATATGAAAATGGCATATGCCCATTAGCCTTTATTGATCCGACATTAATTGAAACGCATCAAAATATCATTGTAGATATAGTCGTGAAATTCAAGCAACTCTATGATGAATCATTGAAATACTGTTCAGATCAAGAACAATATCATGAACTCAACAAATATCTTGAAAAGATGGCTGAAGGTTTGCGGTTACTGGGTGAACAAAAAAACAACCATAGCAAGCATGATGATGCCTGGTTTCTTAGCCAGGCATTAAAAAACTCGAAAAGCGGACAGTGCCTTGAAGAGCGGTTTCATCAGTTCATTGATAAAATAGCGACAACATTAAACAAAAAATTGTTTATTATTGCGATTGATGATGTTGATACTAATACCGAAAAAGCTTACGAAATATTGGAGAACATTCGCCGATATTTATCGCACCCAAGAATCGTTGTGATTATCTCTGGTGATGTAACACTATATAACTACATCATAAAGAACAAAAAAACCATTGAACTCGCTGATGTTAATAAAAGCAAAGAAAAAGACACCGAAACAGAACGATTAGTCGGCCATCTAACTCAACAATATTTGACTAAAATTTTCCCGACCTACCAAAGAATAGAGCTAAAAAACCTAAAAAAAATAAACAATCAAATAGAAGTAAATATAGAAAGCAGTAGAGAACAAAAAAAACGCATAACTACCTTACTTGACGATATATTAACAAAAACATTAAACTTAAAACCTCAACACATCAACACAAACATCAACTTTTTACTTTCCCAGCCGATAAGAAGCATAGTTCAATTACTAAAGCAAATCACTGATGATAAAACAAACGATGGCATTAGCTACCTCCCCGAGCATCTTACTTCAGCATTAAAATATATTTTCATAAATGAATTAATTTATCAGAATGTAGACAATACATTATTAGAAGATAACGAACCTGAAATTAACCAAATAGCCAATACAGTGTTTGATTTATGCTATCGTTATGGCGAATTGGAGACTGGATTTTATTTACGACCAGACAATAGCGATGATGCTTACAATGCTGCAAAATTCTATATGGCTGCTCTTCTTAGCAAGAAATTTGAAAACAACACGTTGTCAAATGCATTAAAATTTATGCTTGCCTGTGCCGCTAGTGCCAATACCTATATTCATTACGTGGAGAATAGCAACGAGAGTGATAAAGACAATCTTAATGAAAGGTATAAAAATTATATTGGCATAACAAGAAATGAGAACATAATTACTATAGCGGCACATCTTAATGCTGTTATTTACGATGAGAACAAAGGAAATAAAAAAATACAAAGCGGAGTTATAAGAATAAACAGAAGAAAACTAAACGAAAAATATTTCGACGAAAAAAATTTCCAAGAAATAACAAAATGGAAACATACGGATGTCATTGGGTCATTAGAGCAACTTTCAAGTAAAATAAACAAGAAGACAGATGGCAGCTATGAATATAAATACATTGATTACGTTGCCGCAACAACCATATTAATTTCATCACACAGCATTCAAGTAGGCGCTGAAAAAAGAGATTATATTTCAGCACTTTCGCTTTTCTCTGTCATTGCTCAATTGTTAGAAGAAGATGGAGACGTTGACATTCGACGCTTCATCCGACTAAATACTTATAGCTCACCGGATTTTTTAAAAAAATCTATAAGTTATGACGAGAGCCTGTATAATAATGAATCAAATGAAATCGATGAAGATGTCACATCGGAAAATGAAAACATAAAATCACTTAACGAAAATATAAATAACTGGATAGAAAATACAAATGAAAAATCAATCTCCTGCTCTCCTTTACTGATAGGTAAAATATGGGAAAGAATACAATACTCTCTGATATCCATATCAGAAAAATCCACAGAAAAAGTAAGTTACGGAAATAAAAGTGGGGATGTATTACTCGAAACCGCATTTTCTCGCTTTATTTGGGGAGTAATCAATGCAATTGTTATCGAAGAGGTAAGATACAGCAAAAATGTCCCACAAGATATCGTTGACATTTTTATTTCCGCGAAAAACGTTTCAACGACTTATGATGAACTTATTGCAAACCTAACTAAACTAGGGAATTTCATAGAAAGCAACAAGGAAATTAAATTCTCATCAATATTACCGATTAGCCATGCATTTTTAGGTTGTCCATTACTTCTCCCATTTATCATCCCTATGATTCTTAGTGAAAAAACCGACTCAAATAAAAGCAAAACAAGCAGTCCATTTAAAAATTTATACCTTAATGAGAGTAATGACAAATTAAGTAATGAAGAAAATGAAATGGTTAAATTTATTAAATCTTCCATTCAAGAAAAAGAAGGCTATCTATTTATATCTAAACTCATTATCTCTGGATGTTTTAGAAATAGTACCAAGAGTGCTCACAGTACCGGTAAAGCGAGTGAGAGCGAGTAA
- a CDS encoding RnfH family protein: protein MQVDVVYALPERQYLRTVKLEEGSTVEQAIVASGLLELRHDIDLQVNKVGIYSRAAKLADVVQDGDRVEIYRPLIADPKELRRQRAERSKSK from the coding sequence ATGCAGGTTGATGTGGTCTATGCGCTGCCGGAACGCCAGTATCTACGCACGGTGAAGCTGGAAGAGGGCAGCACGGTTGAGCAGGCGATTGTGGCATCGGGTCTGCTGGAACTGCGTCATGACATCGATTTACAGGTGAATAAAGTCGGTATCTACAGCCGTGCGGCGAAGCTGGCCGATGTGGTACAGGATGGTGACCGCGTGGAAATTTATCGTCCGCTGATTGCCGATCCGAAAGAGCTGCGCCGCCAGCGCGCCGAGCGTTCTAAGAGTAAGTGA
- a CDS encoding 2-hydroxymuconate tautomerase family protein: MPYVNIKITNEGATAEQKRQLIEGVTQLLVDVLNKNPKTTVVVIDEVDTDNWGIGGVPVTELRKAAGKPSKEFDTD; this comes from the coding sequence ATGCCATACGTCAACATCAAAATCACCAATGAAGGTGCCACCGCGGAACAAAAGCGTCAGCTAATTGAGGGCGTCACCCAACTGCTGGTCGATGTGCTAAACAAAAACCCAAAAACCACCGTAGTGGTGATTGATGAAGTCGACACGGACAACTGGGGAATCGGCGGCGTGCCGGTGACGGAGTTAAGGAAAGCCGCAGGGAAACCTTCCAAGGAATTTGATACAGATTAA